A genomic segment from Geitlerinema sp. PCC 7407 encodes:
- a CDS encoding Fur family transcriptional regulator, with product MSPYTTSALKAELNERGWRLTPQRETILHVFQNLPKGKHLSAEDLYNLLQSEGESISLSTIYRTLKLMARLGILRELELAEGHKHYELNQPYPYHHHHLICVRCNKTIEFKSDSVLKIGNKTTRKEGYHLLDCQLTIHAICPACQRALLPM from the coding sequence ATGTCACCCTACACTACCAGTGCTCTTAAAGCAGAGCTGAACGAGCGAGGCTGGCGCTTAACTCCTCAGCGAGAAACCATCCTTCATGTGTTTCAAAATTTGCCCAAAGGTAAGCACTTAAGCGCAGAAGATCTTTACAATCTTTTGCAAAGTGAAGGGGAGAGTATTAGCCTCTCAACCATTTACCGCACCCTGAAACTCATGGCGCGGCTCGGTATTCTCAGGGAACTGGAGTTAGCTGAGGGGCACAAGCACTACGAGCTCAATCAGCCCTATCCCTATCACCACCATCACCTAATCTGCGTTCGCTGCAACAAAACCATTGAGTTCAAAAGTGACTCAGTGCTGAAAATTGGCAACAAAACGACTCGCAAAGAAGGCTATCACCTACTGGACTGCCAGTTGACCATTCACGCGATTTGTCCGGCTTGCCAGCGAGCGCTGCTGCCGATGTAA